The following are encoded in a window of Castanea sativa cultivar Marrone di Chiusa Pesio chromosome 5, ASM4071231v1 genomic DNA:
- the LOC142635204 gene encoding uncharacterized protein LOC142635204: protein MNPIVLFLKDDILPKEKGEADKVRRKVADLYLTRLSLKGTSGRGLDVGPFPKAAGNKRWLLVCTDYFTKWVEAEPLSNIKDVDAKRFGNGQAETVNKVIVNGLKKRLDDVKGNSFTPSNNDKLLEKSLDLIEERRENAMVQLAYYQHKLKQGYDSKVKLRPLAPGDLVLRKVLGTAKNLAWGKLGPNWEGSYRITSVAGIWAYYLEG, encoded by the exons ATGAATCCTATTGTGCTATTTCTTAAAGACGACATCCTACCTAAGGAAAAGGGGGAGGCTGATAAGGTGCGGAGAAAG GTGGCAGATCTTTATCTCACAAGGCTCTCACTCAAGGGTACTAGTGGTCGG GGCTTGGACGTGGGACCTTTCCCTAAAGCAGCAGGGAACAAGAGGTGGCTTCTGGTCTGcacagattatttcaccaagtgggttgaagccgaACCACTATCAAACATTAAGGATGTGGATGCTAAGAGattt GGGAATGGACAGGCCGAGACTGTCAATAAGGTTATAGTgaatggactcaagaagaggttggatgatgtaAAAGGAAA CTCCTTCACTCCGAGCAACAATGACAAGCTGTTAGAGAAGAGCTTAGATTTGATTGAAGAACGAAGGGAAAATGCCATGGTTCAATTGGCCTACTATCAACACAAGCTCAAGCAAGGGTACGACTCAAAAGTGAAGTTAAGGCCACTAGCACCTGGGGATTTGGTACTAAGAAAGGTTCTGGGTACTGCGAAAAACCTAGCATGGGGAAAGTtagggcccaactgggaagggtCATACCGCATCACCTCGGTAGCTGGAATATGGGCTTATTATCTTGAAGGTTGA